From Methanocella paludicola SANAE, a single genomic window includes:
- a CDS encoding DUF883 C-terminal domain-containing protein — MVEYSAKKDELASSMEQSAARLEDTGARTAGKVAGSMRNLADDIRSFNINEYRDKMMSKVDTARTEVDKNVDNVKMNIRDHPFESVALAAGAGILLGAMIALMGRRSVRSRM, encoded by the coding sequence ATGGTAGAGTACAGTGCAAAGAAGGACGAGCTTGCGAGCAGTATGGAGCAGTCGGCCGCGCGCCTCGAGGACACGGGCGCCAGGACGGCGGGAAAAGTGGCGGGGTCGATGAGGAACCTGGCGGACGATATCCGGAGCTTTAACATCAACGAGTACCGGGACAAAATGATGAGCAAAGTGGATACTGCGCGCACCGAGGTGGACAAGAACGTCGATAACGTGAAGATGAACATAAGGGACCACCCGTTCGAGAGCGTGGCCCTCGCGGCCGGGGCGGGCATCCTCTTAGGCGCGATGATCGCGCTGATGGGCAGGCGTTCTGTGAGAAGCCGGATGTGA
- a CDS encoding response regulator — MARTSRKLILITDDEPDVADVIAEKLESIGYRTLKAHSGAECIEMARKSHPDLLFLDIRMEPMNGWEVADAMKNDGNLRDIPVIMVTGVELTLRDIMDRAHLIENYIMKSDASLDKLREAVEDVLTAKTDVERIMGMAGKSGVQKEMLTELKDRYLRKFTQYRSLKKKYSLYSQMYGENGGEQSTAMLSSLKKGLEQQAEDLSHIEKMLMATQPVKRAKRPKKKI; from the coding sequence ATGGCAAGGACTTCCCGCAAGCTAATACTTATTACCGATGACGAGCCCGATGTTGCGGACGTGATCGCCGAAAAGCTGGAGAGCATTGGCTACCGGACCCTGAAAGCCCACAGCGGCGCCGAATGCATCGAGATGGCCCGTAAAAGCCATCCGGACCTATTGTTTTTGGATATCCGCATGGAGCCCATGAACGGCTGGGAAGTGGCCGATGCCATGAAGAACGACGGTAATCTCAGGGACATACCAGTTATCATGGTCACGGGCGTGGAATTGACCCTCCGGGACATCATGGACCGGGCCCACCTTATCGAGAACTACATCATGAAGTCCGACGCCAGCCTGGATAAGCTGCGCGAGGCTGTCGAGGACGTGCTCACCGCGAAGACGGACGTGGAGCGCATCATGGGCATGGCGGGTAAGTCGGGCGTCCAGAAGGAGATGCTGACCGAGCTCAAGGACCGCTACCTGCGGAAGTTCACCCAGTACCGGTCGTTAAAGAAGAAGTACAGCCTTTACTCCCAGATGTATGGCGAGAACGGCGGAGAGCAGTCGACGGCGATGCTGTCCTCTCTTAAAAAAGGGCTGGAGCAGCAGGCCGAGGACCTGTCGCACATCGAGAAGATGCTCATGGCTACCCAGCCAGTAAAGAGAGCGAAAAGGCCGAAAAAGAAAATTTAA
- a CDS encoding NADH-quinone oxidoreductase subunit C, whose translation MEAKTVTQAELQGIVNGLKAKDARLITIVGADTGENIEVIYFFHTGIGQTENYRIIVPKAGGNEEIESITPIIPAAYIAENELCEMFGVRVKGVPGRFFLHPSVNAPLRRK comes from the coding sequence ATGGAAGCGAAGACCGTCACCCAGGCCGAGCTCCAGGGCATCGTTAACGGCCTTAAGGCTAAGGACGCCCGGCTCATCACCATCGTAGGAGCGGACACGGGCGAGAACATCGAAGTAATTTACTTCTTCCATACCGGCATCGGCCAGACCGAGAACTACAGGATCATCGTGCCGAAGGCCGGAGGCAACGAGGAGATCGAGAGCATCACGCCCATCATACCCGCGGCGTACATCGCCGAGAACGAGCTATGCGAGATGTTCGGCGTACGGGTAAAAGGCGTGCCGGGCAGGTTCTTCCTGCACCCGAGCGTCAACGCGCCCCTCCGGAGGAAATGA
- a CDS encoding 4Fe-4S dicluster domain-containing protein, with translation MLKILENIFKNITSKPYTSNYPFTPYQHFPGTRADVTFDGTKCILCQLCQRSCPAECIIIHKEETTVEYLNTQCIRCGYCVRVCPTNAISQNEVYTKPSKERLTVYTLVTNENAPIIKKRKAEAAKKAATAEGKPVTDKPEEAKK, from the coding sequence ATGCTGAAGATACTCGAGAACATCTTTAAAAATATCACAAGCAAGCCGTACACGTCCAATTACCCGTTCACCCCGTACCAGCACTTCCCAGGTACGAGAGCTGACGTTACCTTCGACGGCACCAAGTGCATTTTATGCCAGTTGTGCCAGCGGTCATGCCCCGCCGAGTGCATCATCATACACAAGGAGGAGACGACCGTCGAATACCTGAACACGCAGTGCATCCGCTGCGGCTACTGCGTCCGGGTGTGCCCGACCAACGCGATATCCCAGAACGAGGTCTACACCAAGCCATCGAAGGAGCGCTTAACGGTATACACGCTTGTGACCAACGAGAACGCGCCCATCATCAAGAAGCGGAAGGCAGAGGCGGCGAAAAAGGCGGCGACTGCGGAGGGCAAGCCCGTAACTGACAAGCCCGAGGAAGCTAAAAAATAA
- a CDS encoding nickel-dependent hydrogenase large subunit, which translates to MRTTIQFGPQHPVWIEPLRLKLTTDGELIKDVDLEAGYVHRGLEKKFEWDYNKAAYLSERVCAICTQHHSTCFCLGVEGTMAGLELPRRAAIIRTIMLELERLHSHFLAIGLTLEAIGFENMFMLCFRHREQVLDVFERTTGNRVLHGINIVGGVTRNIGPEMAKEILDFCDDIEKRAHEIERIIVSSYTIKQRMQGVGVMTEKMAKELGVVGPVARGSNVPYDVRHAAPHLLYREVKVTPIVEKDGDCWARSLVRVRELFQSIDLIRQLVPLLDGTPDELFAKSKAMPEGENIARVEAPRGELFYYVRGKKSKELDRVKVRTSTYGNGLGIAPLIKGSHIADVGLITITFDPCIGCFDR; encoded by the coding sequence ATGAGAACGACCATACAATTCGGCCCGCAGCACCCCGTCTGGATCGAGCCGCTGCGCTTAAAATTAACCACGGACGGCGAGCTCATCAAGGACGTGGACCTCGAGGCGGGCTACGTCCACAGGGGGCTCGAGAAGAAATTCGAGTGGGACTACAATAAGGCCGCTTATTTATCGGAGCGTGTCTGCGCGATCTGTACGCAGCACCACTCGACCTGCTTCTGCCTGGGCGTCGAGGGCACGATGGCGGGGCTGGAACTCCCCCGCCGCGCGGCCATCATAAGGACGATCATGCTGGAGCTGGAAAGGCTTCACAGCCACTTCCTGGCCATCGGCCTGACGCTCGAGGCGATAGGGTTCGAGAACATGTTCATGCTCTGCTTCCGGCACAGGGAGCAGGTCCTCGACGTGTTCGAGCGCACTACGGGCAACCGGGTGCTCCACGGCATCAACATCGTCGGCGGCGTCACGAGGAATATCGGCCCCGAGATGGCAAAGGAGATCCTTGACTTCTGCGACGACATTGAGAAACGCGCCCATGAGATCGAGAGGATAATCGTGAGCAGCTATACCATCAAGCAGAGAATGCAGGGCGTCGGGGTCATGACCGAAAAGATGGCGAAGGAGTTGGGCGTCGTCGGCCCCGTCGCAAGGGGCAGTAACGTGCCATACGACGTGAGGCACGCAGCGCCTCACCTGCTCTACAGGGAGGTCAAGGTCACGCCCATCGTCGAGAAGGATGGCGACTGCTGGGCCCGCTCGCTCGTAAGGGTCCGCGAGCTCTTCCAGTCCATCGACCTGATCCGGCAGCTTGTCCCATTATTGGACGGCACTCCTGACGAGCTCTTCGCGAAGTCAAAGGCCATGCCCGAGGGCGAGAACATCGCCAGGGTGGAGGCTCCGAGGGGAGAGCTGTTCTACTACGTCCGGGGCAAGAAGTCGAAGGAGCTGGACCGGGTGAAGGTACGGACGTCGACGTACGGGAACGGCCTGGGCATAGCGCCCCTCATCAAGGGCTCCCACATCGCGGACGTCGGGCTCATAACGATCACGTTCGACCCGTGCATAGGGTGCTTTGACAGGTGA
- a CDS encoding pyridoxamine 5'-phosphate oxidase family protein, which translates to MVKLTQEVKDSMQGVKTIFLATCSRAGVPNVVPMGAYKVLDDETMLLSDQFMQKSLSNMQENPRVALTYWSEKGGFQIKGTVTLHKDDQVFKDDVAWVKGMKPTLNPKTAIVMKITDVYVVKPGPDAGKKLL; encoded by the coding sequence ATGGTCAAGCTGACACAAGAAGTAAAGGATTCGATGCAGGGCGTAAAGACCATTTTCCTGGCGACCTGCTCCCGGGCCGGCGTGCCCAACGTCGTGCCCATGGGCGCCTACAAGGTCTTAGATGACGAGACGATGCTCCTGTCCGACCAGTTCATGCAGAAGAGCCTGTCGAACATGCAGGAGAACCCGCGCGTGGCCCTCACATACTGGAGCGAGAAGGGAGGCTTCCAGATCAAGGGCACGGTCACGCTGCACAAGGACGACCAGGTCTTTAAGGACGACGTGGCCTGGGTCAAAGGCATGAAGCCGACCCTGAACCCCAAGACGGCCATCGTCATGAAGATCACCGACGTGTACGTGGTCAAGCCGGGCCCCGACGCCGGTAAAAAATTACTTTAA